In Triticum urartu cultivar G1812 chromosome 6, Tu2.1, whole genome shotgun sequence, the following proteins share a genomic window:
- the LOC125514383 gene encoding uncharacterized protein LOC125514383 has protein sequence MDSVPLTAEAIAFTEKKMDMTLEDIIKMSKKKGPAGKKAPRQQVKKRPFQNGNSNQGKAKVQRFHESRSSIRQGVLAQRRSNLDANQFQITKQAANKAATMPVRGRADRWNKPSGPSTSAQRRPVSEALQNSKGKEMQNEPPRTMDALFAQMKQQRMRVMPPQQPKAPTNGHQFNQQRRGQQQRRGRGGYGVRSGGGNR, from the exons ATGGATTCAGTGCCACTCACTGCTGAAGCTATTGCTTTTACTGAGAAAAAGATGGACATGACTCTGG AGGATATTATTAAGATGTCAAAGAAAAAAGGTCCTGCAGGCAAGAAAGCCCCTAGACAGCAG GTAAAAAAGCGTCCTTTTCAGAATGGTAACAGTAATCAAGGGAAGGCAAAGGTTCAGCGATTTCATGAGTCTAGATCATCTATACGACAA GGTGTTCTGGCACAAAGGAGGTCAAATCTTGATGCAAATCAGTTCCAAATCACAAAGCAGGCTGCAAACAAGGCTGCTACTATGCCTGTGCGCGGTAGGGCTGACAGATGGAACAAACCAAG TGGCCCGTCTACCTCAGCACAGAGGAGGCCCGTAAGCGAGGCTCTTCAGAACAGCAAG GGTAAGGAGATGCAGAATGAGCCTCCAAGGACAATGGATGCGCTCTTTGCACAGATGAAGCAGCAACGGATGAGGGTCATGCCACCGCAGCAACCAAAAGCTCCTACCAATGGCCATCAGTTTAACCAGCAGCGGCGTGGTCAGCAGCAGCGGCGAGGCAGAGGGGGATATGGTGTCCGCAGCGGTGGTGGTAACCGATGA